The Hyperolius riggenbachi isolate aHypRig1 chromosome 3, aHypRig1.pri, whole genome shotgun sequence genome window below encodes:
- the LOC137562003 gene encoding olfactory receptor 6B9-like, with amino-acid sequence MVNRNQTRVIEFLLLGFGDLHNLRIPLFIVFLIIHTMALTSNIVVILLVVVCQSLHSPMYFFLSQLSLSEILFTSNIVPTMLWLILKSGGKLSVARCISQFYLLAIPSTTQCLLLAAMSFDRHVAICKPLHYTIIMTFGHQLQIVMSCWFLGFTMSLVVYIFLKQLKFCGLNIINHFFCDIAPLLRLSCSDTYFVELITALVSFPLLLSPFLFILVTYIFILQTILKIPSSTGQKKAFSTCSSHLIVVCVYYGTLSSIYIFPPRENSVNTNKCISVLYTLVTPLFNPLIYSLRNQEIRSAILKYIKVLRSSKI; translated from the coding sequence ATGGTCAACAGGAACCAGACACGGGTCATAGAGTTTCTTCTTCTGGGCTTTGGAGACCTTCACAACCTCAGGATTCCACTCTTCATTGTCTTTCTGATCATACATACAATGGCCTTAACCAGTAATATTGTTGTCATCCTCTTAGTTGTAGTCTgccagagccttcactctcccaTGTACTTCTTCCTCAGCCAGTTGTCCTTGTCTGAAATTCTTTTCACCAGTAATATTGTACCCACCATGCTATGGCTGATACTAAAGAGTGGTGGAAAGTTATCCGTAGCCAGGTGTATTTCTCAGTTCTACTTACTCGCAATCCCTTCCACAACGCAGTGCTTGCTGTTAGCTGCCATGTCCTTCGATAGACACGTAGCCATCTGCAAACCATTGCATTACACCATCATCATGACTTTTGGACATCAGCTTCAGATAGTGATGTCCTGCTGGTTTCTGGGATTCACAATGTCTCTTGTGGTTTATattttcttaaaacaattaaaattttGTGGCCTCAACATCATTAATCACTTTTTTTGTGACATCGCACCACTCCTACGTCTTTCATGTTCCGATACGTATTTTGTGGAACTTATCACAGCTCTGGTTTCATTTCCTCTGCTTCTGTCTCCATTCTTGTTCATCTTAGTGACCTACATCTTCATCCTGCAAACCATCCTGAAGATCCCATCCAGCACAGGTCAAAAGAAGGCCTTCTCCACCTGCAGTTCTCACCTTATTGTTGTATGTGTCTACTACGGCACCCTGTCATCTATCTACATATTTCCACCAAGAGAAAACTCTGTGAACACCAACAAGTGCATATCTGTTCTATACACCTTAGTGACTCCTTTGTTCAATCCACTAATCTACAGCCTACGCAATCAGGAGATAAGATCTGCCATTCTTAAATATATAAAAGTGCTCAGGTCAAGtaaaatctaa